The DNA window CCAGTGGAAGACCacagagcaagggatccaatgcctgagagaaatggcaatGGCAGaaattatcttctcagatgacaTAACAACTGGGAACCCAGACTTGGTACCATGCACATCTGTGATGTGGCAAAAACTTGTACGACTTGGGCCACgtgaatatgcttctgccttagccatcatgaagagggatgagaggggtgagactgcttgacatggcaaggaagctccgagcatatgcagatgctgacacatgccagaatcgcagcggtagaaacacgtctgcagaacttagaggataagatagaggagaatcataagaagcttagagaggagattaaagaagaccttctccaaatttcagcagtacagatcagaggttctggtacccaaggcagacgtttcccagatggtgagagaaggtacaccccacgagctgagctgtggttctacctgcgtgattgtggggaaaacatgagaaggtgggatggaaaacctACCGCTGTTCTGGcacgacgggtgcgtgaactgaaggaagacAGGGCTCAGAGAGGGAGTTCcaccagaaggaaagcagctccagttgcccgtagccgaacggccaggtatgatgatgatgacatttctgatccccttgaaggaacatcCAAGACATAcgcccagggaaagaaggataaccaggcttagaggggccctgcctctagccaagTAGGGGCTAGGGAAAATCGTattttctggtctgtgtggatttgTTGGCCTGGCACATTGGAACCACAAGAATATAAAGCTTTGGTTGATACTGGTGCTCAATgtacattaatcccatcaagacatgtggggtCAGAgcctgtttctattgctggtgtgacagggggatcccaggatttcactttgctgggagctgatgtgagcctgactgggaatGTGTGGAAGAAACcccctattgtgactggcccagaggccccatgtattttgggcatagacgACCTTCAAAatgggtatttcaaagacccaaaaagACTCAGGTGGGCATTTGGGATAGCAGCTGTAgtgacagagggcatccagcaattgaacaccttgcctgggctgtctgagaatccatctgcagtaggacttcTGAAGTGAGAAGAGCAACAggtgccaattgccacttccacgGTGCATCAACGACAGTGTAGGACCACttgagatgctgtgatccccatccataagatgatccaagagctggagagccacggggtggtcagcaagacccactcacccttcaacagccccatttggcctgtgtgaaaatctgaaggagaatggagattgactgtggactatcatgcattgaatgaagtgactctaccactgagtgctgccgtgccagacatattagagctccagtacaagcttgagtccaaggcagcaaagtggtacgccactatagacattgccaatgcatttttctccattcctctggcagcagaatgcaggcctcagtttgctttcacatggaggggagtgcagtacacctggaaccgactgccccaggggtggaagcacagccccaccatctgccatggactgatccagactgcactagaaaggggtgaggctccagaacatctgcagtatattgatgacatcattgtgtgggggaacacagctgcagaaatgtttgAGAAAGGAACGAAAATTATccaaatcctcctgggagctggtttcgcaattaaaaagagcaaagtcaagggaccaGATTcagttcctgggagtgaagtggcaagatggacggcgtcagattcctgcAGATGTCTTTAAGGAGACCACAGCAACGTCTCCACCCACCAGTAAGAAaaagacacaagctttcctaggtgCCATAGGCATTTGGAGAATGCacattcctgagtacagtcaaatcgtgagccctctctacctggtcacccgcaagaagaacaaattccactggggccctgtgcagcaacaagcctttgtccagatcaagcaggagattgctcatgcagtagcccttggcccagtcaggacaggaccagaggtgaagaacatgctctactctgcagccggaaaccatggcttgtcctggagccttaGGCAGAAGGTGCCTTGGGAGACTCGGGGTCAACCACTGGGATTTTAGAGTTGtagctacagagggtctgaagccaactacaaTCCCACAGAGAAGGAGatcttggctgcctatgaaAGAGTCCAGACTGCCTCAGATGTGATTGGTACagaagcacagctcctcctggcaccctgaCTACCAGTACTGGGGTGGATGTTTAAAGGCagggttccttccactcaccatgccaccagtgctacatggagcaaatgGATTGCTGTTATCACCCAGCGCAcccatataggtaaactgaatcgccctgggattttggaggtcattacaaattggcccgaaggtgagaattttggtgtcacagatgaagaggaacaagaaccagtgacacgtgctgaagaggctcctccctataaccaactgcccccagaagAAACACGCTATGCTCTTTTtactgacggttcctgtcgcattGTAGGGATGAAccagaagtggaaagcagctgtatggagccccacacgacaggttgcacaagctaccgaaggagaaggtggatcaagccaacttgtGGAACTCAAAGCcattcaactggccctagacattgcagaaagagagaagtggccaaagctctacctctacactgattctTGGATGGTAGCCAACGCTCtatggggatggctggagaggtggaaagaggcAAACTGGGAGCATAGAGGAAAACCagtttgggctgctgaagagtggaaagacattgctaccagggtagggaggctacctgtgaaagtccacCATGTAGATGCTCATGTTCCCAAGAGTAGAGCCAATGaagagcaccaaaacaatgagcaggtagaccaggctgcaaagataggggtgtccaagatagacctagattgggaacacaaaggagagttattcctagctcgagGGGCCCATGGtgcctcaggccatcagggcagagatgccacctataagtgggcacgagaccgaggggtggatttAACCACGGACAGTATTTCTtaggttatccatgactgtgagacgtgtgctgccatcaagcaggccaagtgAGTGAAACCCCTGTGGTACAGTGGGcagtggtccaagtacaagtatggggaggcctggcagattgactacatcacactgccccagacacgccagggcaagcgctacgtgctgaccatggtggaagccaccactggatgaTTGGagacctaccctgtgcctcatgccactgcccagaacaccatcctgggcctggaaaagcaagttctgtggagacatggtacccctgagaggatcgagtcagacaaagcgactcatttcaagaacagccttatcaacacctgggccagggaacatggcattgagtgggtgtaccatatcccctactATGCGCCAGCTGAAGGAAAGGtagagaggtacaatggactattaaaaacccagttgaaagctttgagTTGGGGATCTTTCAAaaattgggagcagcatttagcaaaggccacctggttagttaacacccgaggttccaccaacgGAGCAGGttctgcccagtctgagtccctgaatataatagaaggagacaaagtcccagtggtacatgtcagaggtttgttagggaagactgtgtggatcaattctgcctggAGTGCCCATttgtggggttgtctttgctcgGGGACCAGTttgcacatggtggataatgcaaagagatggaacgACACAATGTGTACCTTAGGAAGATCTGATTGTGAGGTAAGAATGATACGCAATAtcactgttcattggatgttactgccattgtctgtacattaaaccatacagacatgagatagaaggaaatgtgtatatgttgaaggtctgggcaagtgGATGATGGAGAAGAAAATGTGCAAGTGtcgaaggtctgagcaagtgataGATGGAGCTTTAAGTGAGTAAAGTGAAAggggggaatcctgcagctctgtagtagagggcctggattcagtggtccagtgtggggatatgatgaaggcatgatgggtattgcttgtaaattttgggggaacagatggaaaatttgtatgaataatgcatgatgtgtggtagtatgttgatgatatggggataaggggtggaatgtcctggggtgacgttatgattcttgtatccccattcacctgttctgtgcctttaagaccggctctgaagagtgaaagttttgtttagGTTTCTCTTCTCAGGGACACGGAGACaggcagtacatagggctgttttggcttttttgcttttggctttctgctttcttctctctctctctctctgtctctctgctctaacttctgcttccttttgcttctgcttaaTAGCTAgttttagctaaacagtccaaattccttcctggactgtttctcctctccttttaattcgaccatctcgaacctgctctggacagGGACCTGGGAACACGGAGGGTTTGCActgtttggctgcagcagctgccccagcaacAGAGGGACTAATAGAGCAACCACCCtcgaaagagactttctgattttgtcatcttttacagagtggtgtcatctggtattgttcattttgtgtgctaggggtgctgtgcctgttaaataaacaggttctttgaACTTCTCTATAAGGAATTCTTCCCAAAGCGGttgcgggggaggggccatgtgggtttgctttctggaggggccctcctttggagattctctaccaaatttgccctaaaccaggaaagaaatgaaagagagaagagatcaaTATTTATTTGCTAAGCCAGTGCAAATAATACAAGCTGCAGTCACAAGCCAGAGGTCAGACCTACAACAGAAGGAACACAAAAATGGAAACCAGTGCCTTGTCCAGAGTGGCGTTGAAGACTTCataggtgaaaaaaaatccttgtatcttttatgttttctctttcacaaaGACAAAAACACAGCTTGGGAGCCCGTGACTGTGACACAATAATTAAAACCGCAATAGGATTAAAGTGATCAGTCGGAAGGACAGCTCAGTGACAGAATCCCCGTGTGCCCGGCGTGGCAGGGATGTGATGTGCAGAGCACTCTCCCCTGTGGCATAAATCTGCCACTGCACAGGGATTGCTTTGTACCGCAGCAAAGCCGCTACTGCCGGGGACAGAGGAGAAAACCAGCGGAAATGAAACTCGATGTAATCCTCTTTTCCTGTTAACTATTCCATATCCTACGTGGGTACCCACAGAAAAGTCACTTATGAAAGGTAAGaagcaaaaaaccaacaaaaacaagaagaagaatCTTTGCTATAGTGACTATAGTCCAAACTGAAGCACACAGGAGACAGCATTTCTAAGCACAAATGCTTGGTCacataaatggaaaaattctCTACAAGTTGCATATTTAATTAACTCTTATCCAAAGAGGCCTGGCATAGGAAGAAGCTGTGTCCATGGTGCAGggtgccctgtcccagctgcttcctTGGCCCCCTGCTACGTCCATGCTgctcacacagacacaaatCTTTGCCAGAAGCAGAGGGGAAGTGCTGAACTCGTGACCTGCCACCACAAAACCACTGTTCCAACACTTCCTTCCTGAGAGCCTGCACTGAACCACCACGGgcatgtcccttccaactctgctgttccctttctgctgcGCTTCAGGTGAGCTGCTCCCCAGAAACCTCAGGGGATTATTTTGTTGCAGCTTTTCTGATTTGGATTTTACTAGCACAAaccttttgcttttctaataTAAAATTGCTGTATCATATTTTTATAGCCCTTCCAGACCTGGTGAAAGCACAGCTCCTTGTGCCATcccactggggctgggctgtggtaGAAGCAGCTTCTGCTCCCCTCTTGCCTTGTAATTAAAATTCCTATATACTctttgagataaaaaaaaaaaaaattcttgctgtgtctgctgcagaggtctattttatattttagatATCTTttatccctggaagtgtgcaaggccaggctgaatggggcttggagcaatgtATTTTCCggaaggtggccctgcccatggcagaggggctgatcttcaaggtccctttcAAGCCAAACTATTccttgattctgtgatttccatCACACAGCTGCAatgtggtgctgcagggagttTCTACTACCCTGAGACCAATCCCACCTGAGGCTCAGGATTGGTTGTGGCCACCAGAATGTCCATATTGATGCTGAAGGAGCTGTGCCAGAAGCTGTATCCATCTGGGAGAAATTTGCTTCCTCTAGGAAGAGGTGAGTTGTACTCCAGGGAAaactgaaaagaggaaaagattgCTCTCTGCTCATTTactgagcaggagagctggagatgtgtgttcctggtgctgtgctgatTTCCTGatttcccatcctgctcctgggagctgcagtgtcTGCCTGGAGGTCTCAGCAGGCTCCTTGGAGTGCAGCTCTTGCCCAGTTCAGTGCATTCACTGGTGTTAACCATTGGTTGCCAATTGTTGCGCTGTGTTGTAATATCCtcttttaaacttccgggttccttccccaggtgtgccaatacctctcttcccccctcccccccttaCTGGGCTgtcagttttaacattccagcaaggcacATTGTGGTTCGTCActttcaaaagatgcccctatgcccagaggtcattggcctgtctaggtgtcatcctcccctgagaccctgcccctcccacctggttggtggctcacctgtcccttccctccccctcccccaggAGCTTAAAAGGTCAATCAGGCCGTACGGttgggattctgttggagctgtgagacctctgtgaccatggaataaagctctggatattaaccctccggcagaatccgtctccttcctcctcaccatAAACTGAAGCCTTCCCTCCTGAGGTAAATGGAATTCCTAAcgagcctggacttgttcactgcccagctgcaacctccagcaagctaaaggtgtctctggggtgatagACCACAGTTGTCGCCTTTAGCCCAGCAGCAAGGGACGGGCtcaggcacaatctacctggtagtattgggattcatattccaatagccAATCTTGGGACTGTTTCATTGTGTAGATGATGGTTCAAAATAGTAACTTGATGGTGTTATTTCCCAAGgcagcctcttcctcctcagacTGTTGAGTGCAGCTGAACTCCACTGCCCTTGGACACACCAGCCCCTCCATGATGCTGGGCAGGTAAACAGAGGATTTTTGCATATTGTAATTCTAGCTGTGCCACCAGAATCATTTTTGGCATCATTTCTGTAGGAATTTGCTTTTACGGTGCCAAACTcctgcagtgcagggacagagacacagggCATGGCCAAAGCCTACAGCCCCTGCTGGACATGGTCTCTGTTGGTCTTCACTTGGCAGAACATTCATGACAAAAATGCTTTGATACAAATTTATTATGCATGAGACAAGTTAAATAGTGACTTTTTATTTACATAAGTACATATTAAGGAAATGTCAAATTAATTAATGCATTAATGTTATAAAACAAAAGCTGGTGTTGCTCTCCCACTGTACCCAGCCACAGTGGGTGGCTCCACAGTGCAGTCTCTAGTGTCCCTCATTTTGCCAAGGTGAACCATGGCCATCCATCACCAAATTAGGAAGTCCCAAAGCCCCTCATTAATTTACAGTGCCATAGAGCAAGCCTAATAGTGCGCTGGAAGCTCCCAGGCTGATCTCATGATCTCACCAAGAGTGCAAAGTCTAATTGTGAAAAAAATGATTTTACAATtgctttgaaagaaataaaccaGCCAGCCTCCTGCTAGGGCTGTCAAGGGCCTGTTTGCAGCTGCCCTGACAAAGGATTCTCCATGTGAGGGTGGTGGCCAAGGCTCCCCTAGCGAGGCACAGCACAGATCTTGTAGGGCTGTGGGGCATTTGTGATGCCCAGTATGGACTGGAGGCTGAGTGTGGTGTCTGGGGGTGCCTGGAAGGTGAAtttctggagcagggaggtgaagaagaggaagagctCGGAACgggccagcagctctcccaggcaggAACGCTTCCCTGTGGAGACAGAACCCACAGCATCCTCAGAGTGTGCTCTTGCTGCTGAAAATGCTTCTGCCTGTGCTTAGGACTGTGGTCCAGCTGTGCTACCCTATTCCTGGGTGAGTATTTCAATCCAAACCAAGCTTCCCAAATATACTTTGGCATTAGAGCATGGATCTGCCCCCAGATTGCATGacattttacacacacacatttagtAGAGTCCTGAATATGTATTGTAGTGCCTGCCAATCTCGTTGTCTAATGGGTGCGCTTGCTAAGATACTGGATAAAAGGGGGGTGCCATCGGTAGTCTTGAGGACCTGGTGAAGAGGCAGGAGCACACTGTTGAAGAGCTGCTTGTAGAAACCACAAAGGTATGGACTTAAAACGGGTAACAGCAATATGAACAACCTTGGCCCGAGTGTAGAAGGACAGTGGAGCTGGGGACTGAGGCTGGGATCTAGAAACAACAACATAGATGGATGTGTCCGTGCTGAGCTTAGTAAGAGGCTACCAAGGGTGATGGTCTGGGTAAAGCAACTTGCCATGAAGCTGCTGGTGGGAACCGTGTAGGCCAGTGGTCCTGGactcagctggagcagagcaatgTCTCAGTAAAGATGTTTAAGATCTCTGGAATTTAAATGGTTTTTTAATCCCCCTCATTTCTCTTCTGTGACATGAGACGAAGGCTCAGTGTGGTGTGGAGTTGGGAGCAATGGGAGCATTTtgagcagcacctccaggtgATCTGCCCTTCCATTGCTGTTTTCCTGTCTGTCTCCACCTTGCAGTTGGAAACCCAAGCCCATGTGCACCATAATTCAGCAAATCTTACCTGTAGAAAATGGTAGAAAACACTCGTTTTTCCAGAACTTCCCATCCTTCAGAAAATTCTCAGGGTTAAAAGTATCAGGGGTTTTCCACTCATTCTTGTCAAACAGCAGAGAGGTTAAATTTGTCGTTATAACCGTGCcctaagaggaaaaaagaaaaataaatcacactTTTCTGGCACTGACAACAGGAGGGGCAGTTTTGTCTTCCAGTCTCCTCTCCATGAAGAACATCCTTAATCAAATTCTACTGAAATTATTTGTGCAACATCCCACAGCAAGCtcagattttctgtttcttctctgtTAGGAGCTGCAGTTATGTAACTGCATTTTCCCCTCATCAGCATCATTTTTATCTCTTGTAATCTTGGGCTAAAGTCCCTCtaagagctgggagctgtgcctcaAAGGCATGTGTGGGGTGGGGCACTATTCAGGGAGCTGGAGAACATTGGATGGCAAAATCCATGTTGAGCAGGAGTGAACTctggacagggcagggacagtgtcTGCACAGGAGGGACCTGGCCTGGCACCgtgcctggggagctgggagtgtCCCTGGAGTGCCCGCACTTCCCAGCACTCTGGAGTTTACCTTTGGGATGTAGTATCCATCCACGTAGGTGTCCTCTGATGCCATTCTTGGCACGTTGAAAGGGATAACGTTGCCTTTCCTCTGCACTTCGTGGATGACAGCGTTGGTGTAGTGCAGCTTGTTCCtgtcctccagggctgggggccgTGCCTGGCCGATGACCGCGTCGATCTCGGCTTGCACCCGGGCTGGGAAAGAGCAGGAATGAGCCCAGGGAAAAACCCTTGGAACAATACAAGGGTATTGCTGTAAGGGTCTACCAAGGGACCTCTTATGGGAGTGTGGGGACGCTCCCAACTGGTCTCTCACAGAGCTTTGAGGGATGAAAGCAAGGCAAAATATGTTTTTGCTAACTGTACCTTGAATTTCTGGATGTACGGCCATAAACAGCAAGGCCCAGCGGAGCGTTGAGGACGTGGTCTCAGTCCCAGCAAACATCAGGTCAAGTGAACAGGCCATGAGGTGCTCCTCCTGGAAGGTGTTACTGTCGCGGTCCTTCAGGAGAAGGAGTGTTAGTGCCACAGGAATGGTGAGGGTGTCCTGGCACCAGGCTTGGTCCAGACCACCCCAAGGATTTTGGCAGATGCTGCTGACCCCTCGCATCCCCACCCTGCTGATGCGTGGCTGAACCTGACGTCTGTCCTGAGCTCATAAAAGGCTACACAGGCAGCTCAGAGAATCGGGGCTGGTTTCCCATCCCCTCTGGTTCTAAGCCCCACTCCAGGAGGGTTTTCTCCCCACTGCTGACCTTGGAGATCTCCAGCAGGTAGCTGTCGATGTAGTCCCGGCTCTCTGAGGGGTTCCAGTCCTCCTTGTGTTTGTTGATCTGCTCTTGCATAAATTTTTGCAATAACCTCCAGTATTTGAAAATGGTTTGGTGGGCTCCAGGTAAATACTTCATTATAGATGGGAAATTGTTGTACAGCTTTGAACATAGAAGGAGAAAGACAAATTGAATAAAGAACTTCAAAAACTCTTCTGACATCAAGACTTCAGCCTGCAATTGCTCCTGCTGAATTTCTGGAGCTGGTGCAAACATCTCAGctccagaaaagcagaattctcATTATGGAGTAAGTTGTGTGTTACCCAGTCTTTTAGCAGGCAAGTTGGCAATCAGTGGGCAGGTAAAGTGATTTTGGATGAGAGAGAGCAGTGTGAGCTGGGTACAACTTAACGCAGAAAGAAATGACAGGCAAATCTACCCTGTGCAAGGGAACAGGGATTGACAGCTCTGGTGATGACAACACTGTGACTTAAGGTTGACACCAGAGAAGAAACTATGCCCTCAGTTGGTGGCAGGAGGGTTGTACCTGAGCTGAGAAAGCTCCATTGAGGGCAGTCATTTCATTCATCAGCTTCAGCAGTCTTTGGAAATCCTCATCGTGGTAGTCAAACCGATTGCCAAAGATGAGGGAGCAGATGACATTTGCAACAGCATTAGTGATTTTCAACTGAGGGTTGAAAGGAttccctggagaagagaaagatcAGTTCTCTTCCACTCTtctcagaaaagaagaaaacacatttcagatGTAAAGCAATCAAGAAATATGAATGAAATGAGTGGCCCCTAATGGGCTCTGTCCTATGTCAGTGCTTTCCTGGGGCACCTGACTGACCCTCTGAGCTGGCCAAGCTTTGCAGGACAACCCCAGTGGTCCCAGTTCAATCAGCTTATGGAGATGTTTGTTTACATCTGAAAACAAGGTCTGCAGGGTGTATTTGAATTCATTGGAAACATCAGTAtttatgcacacacagagaggaGTAGACTGAAGGTGGGCTGTAAATAATGCTGTGGGTGTTGCCTGGTGCATTCCCCAGCCACCTGGAAGGCAAAGCACCAtaggaaggagcagggatgctggcagTGTTGTAGCATTGCCTGCAAGGTGCGGTATTTTTCAGCATGCACTGACATTATAACAGGCCCTAGAGCTTCTGCCCTCACAGCTGCTGAGGGCCATGGCACTCACCCTGTCCATCCCTAAGCACATCCACCAGGTATCTGCACTCCTCCTGGATGCACTCACCCTGTTCATCCCTAAACACATCCACCAGGTATCTGCACTCCTCCTGGATGCGCTCCTCCAGGCTCCTCTTCCCCAGGCCGAAGTTCCGGAGTGTGGTCAGGGTGAACCTCCTCTGTGCCTTCCACAGGTGCCCGGTGGAGAAGACCAGTCCTGGCA is part of the Zonotrichia leucophrys gambelii isolate GWCS_2022_RI chromosome 8, RI_Zleu_2.0, whole genome shotgun sequence genome and encodes:
- the LOC135450762 gene encoding cytochrome P450 2J2-like, producing the protein MLHFLWDSVSLQTFLIFLFIFLLIADYMKNRNPKNFPPTPLRLPFLGHLYLVDFKDPVGAVQRQTKRYGDIFGLHMGGMKVVLVSGTRLVKEVLVNQGDKFLERPDLPLDEQMFSKIGLVFSTGHLWKAQRRFTLTTLRNFGLGKRSLEERIQEECRYLVDVFRDEQGNPFNPQLKITNAVANVICSLIFGNRFDYHDEDFQRLLKLMNEMTALNGAFSAQLYNNFPSIMKYLPGAHQTIFKYWRLLQKFMQEQINKHKEDWNPSESRDYIDSYLLEISKDRDSNTFQEEHLMACSLDLMFAGTETTSSTLRWALLFMAVHPEIQARVQAEIDAVIGQARPPALEDRNKLHYTNAVIHEVQRKGNVIPFNVPRMASEDTYVDGYYIPKGTVITTNLTSLLFDKNEWKTPDTFNPENFLKDGKFWKNECFLPFSTGKRSCLGELLARSELFLFFTSLLQKFTFQAPPDTTLSLQSILGITNAPQPYKICAVPR